One Peromyscus leucopus breed LL Stock chromosome 2, UCI_PerLeu_2.1, whole genome shotgun sequence DNA window includes the following coding sequences:
- the LOC114687991 gene encoding LOW QUALITY PROTEIN: cyclic AMP-dependent transcription factor ATF-4-like (The sequence of the model RefSeq protein was modified relative to this genomic sequence to represent the inferred CDS: inserted 1 base in 1 codon), whose amino-acid sequence MRISEWLAVDGLVSASDTGKEDAFSQKDWMLEKMDLKEFDFDALFPLDDLETRPDELLAMLDGTCDIFAPLVQETNKELMTANPIGHLPESVTQIDQVAPFAFLPPFPCSPGVLSSTPDHSFSLELGSEVDISEGDLKPDSASYITLIPQCVKDEDTPSDNDSGICMSPESYLGSPQHSPSISRGSPSSLPSPGVPRGSPRPKPYDPXGVILTAKVKIEKLDKKLKKMEQNKTAATRYRQKKRADQEALTVECKELEKKNEALKEKADSLAKEIQYLKDLIQEVRKARGKKSSLVG is encoded by the exons ATGAGGATCTCCGAATGGCTGGCTGTGGATGGGTTGGTCAGTGCCTCAGACACCGGCAAGGAGGATGCTTTCTCCCAGAAAGATTGGATGTTGGAGAAAATGGATCTTAAAGAGTTTGACTTTGATGCTCTGTTTCCTTTGGATGACCTGGAAACCAGACCAGATGAGCTTTTGGCCATGTTGGATGGCACATGTGATATTTTTGCCCCTCTAGTCCAAGAGACTAATAAGGAGCTCATGACAGCGAACCCAATTGGCCATCTCCCAGAAAGTGTAACACAAATCGACCAGGTTGCCCCCTTTGCATTCTTGCCTCCTTTCCCCTGTTCCCCAGGGGTTCTGTCTTCCACTCCAGATCATTCCTTCAGTCTAGAGCTAGGCAGTGAAGTTGATATCTCTGAAGGAGATCTGAAGCCTGACTCAGCTTCTTACATTACTCTAATCCCTCAGTGTGTAAAGGATGAAGACACCCCCTCAGATAATGACAGTGGCATCTGTATGAGCCCTGAGTCCTACCTGGGTTCTCCCCAGCACAGcccctccatctccaggggatcacCAAGCAGTCTGCCTTCTCCAGGTGTTCCCCGTGGGTCTCCTCGACCCAAACCTTATGACC CTGGAGTTATTTTGACAGCTAAGGTAAAAATTGAAAAGTTGGATAAGAAGCTGAAAAAAATGGAGCAAAACAAGACAGCAGCCACTAGATACCGTCAGAAGAAGCGGGCTGATCAGGAAGCCCTCACTGTTGAGTGTAAGGAGCTAGAAAAGAAGAACGAAGCCCTGAAAGAGAAGGCAGATTCCCTTGCCAAAGAGATTCAGTATCTAAAAGATTTGATACAAGAGGTCCGTAAGGCAAGGGGGAAGAAGAGTTCCCTAGTAGGGTAG